From a single Francisella halioticida genomic region:
- a CDS encoding IS3 family transposase, translated as MDELRKDKDATSKKLVEVIVERDFLMGKLKSLVSSNDRVNSVDTKLELSLNNQLKLLSVSKSVYYYTPISKFSSNDDIRLLNAIDLIHTKHPYYGTRRLVKLLNRLGFLVGRKLIKSAMELMGIKALYPKKKTTVINKQHKKYPYLLNVFKNETNQVVIDKANKVWSADITYIRLECGYAYLAAIIDWHSKKILAWKISNTMDTHLTTSVLKEALFKYGKPDIFNSDQGTQYTAKEHIKILSDNKINISMDAKGRSIDNIAIERFWRTLKYENVYPASYITMKEAKVGIKEYIDIYNNERLHSSIGYMTHDEVYSGILDAA; from the coding sequence ATAGATGAGCTTAGAAAAGATAAAGATGCAACAAGTAAAAAACTAGTCGAGGTAATAGTAGAGAGGGATTTTTTAATGGGAAAGCTAAAAAGCTTGGTATCATCAAATGATAGAGTAAACTCTGTAGATACTAAGCTAGAATTATCTTTAAATAATCAGCTTAAACTATTATCTGTATCTAAGAGTGTGTACTATTATACACCAATATCAAAATTTAGTAGTAATGATGATATTAGACTATTAAATGCAATAGATTTGATACATACTAAACATCCATATTATGGTACGAGAAGGCTAGTAAAGTTGCTAAATAGATTAGGATTTCTAGTTGGAAGGAAGCTAATCAAAAGTGCTATGGAATTAATGGGTATTAAGGCATTGTATCCTAAAAAAAAGACAACTGTCATTAATAAGCAACACAAGAAATATCCATACTTACTTAATGTATTTAAAAATGAGACGAATCAGGTTGTTATAGATAAAGCTAATAAGGTATGGAGTGCTGATATCACGTATATTAGACTAGAATGTGGGTATGCATATTTAGCAGCCATAATAGATTGGCATAGCAAGAAAATACTAGCTTGGAAGATTTCTAATACTATGGATACACATCTAACAACTAGTGTGTTAAAAGAAGCGTTATTTAAATATGGTAAACCTGATATCTTTAACTCTGATCAAGGAACTCAATATACAGCAAAAGAGCATATTAAAATATTATCTGATAATAAAATAAATATATCTATGGATGCTAAAGGAAGATCTATAGATAATATTGCAATTGAGAGATTTTGGAGAACACTGAAATATGAAAATGTTTATCCGGCATCATATATAACTATGAAAGAGGCTAAAGTAGGTATCAAAGAATATATTGATATTTACAACAATGAAAGACTACATTCTAGTATTGGATATATGACTCATGATGAAGTATATTCTGGTATTTTAGATGCTGCATAA
- a CDS encoding transposase yields MSKKRVTYTADFKAKVIIELLEGDMTVNEIASKYDLFPKNVHNWKQ; encoded by the coding sequence ATGAGTAAAAAAAGAGTAACGTATACAGCTGATTTTAAAGCTAAAGTAATTATAGAATTGCTAGAAGGCGATATGACAGTTAATGAGATAGCAAGTAAGTATGATTTATTTCCTAAAAACGTGCACAATTGGAAGCAGTAA
- a CDS encoding IclR family transcriptional regulator, producing the protein MMESKKIQVISRAIRVLQSISNEPGGMSLGDIAKEVDLPRSTVQRIVAALEAESFTRSEGAGKILLGSGVFKLASSSYADIVSLTQNSLRKLSEKTRETVVLTQSNNTDLIVVHRFIANRELQVIPRIGVLERRIYNTAPGRALLSLYKDEEVIEILGKEVLNNKELFTKLAKIRSNGVEYDYSKTMEGIVSIATAINTFLGSFGISILIPQHRNEENKGFYIQELLKVKKVILSDIGVKEHV; encoded by the coding sequence ATCATGGAAAGTAAAAAAATTCAGGTAATAAGTAGAGCTATTAGGGTTTTACAAAGTATTAGTAATGAACCCGGCGGAATGAGTTTAGGAGATATAGCAAAAGAAGTTGATTTACCACGATCAACTGTACAAAGGATAGTTGCAGCTTTAGAAGCTGAAAGTTTTACAAGAAGTGAGGGTGCTGGAAAGATTTTGCTAGGGTCAGGGGTTTTCAAGTTAGCATCGTCATCTTATGCAGATATAGTTTCTCTAACACAAAACTCATTAAGAAAACTTAGTGAAAAAACTCGAGAAACAGTTGTTTTGACTCAATCAAATAATACTGATTTGATTGTAGTGCACAGATTTATTGCAAATAGAGAGCTGCAAGTAATTCCAAGAATTGGTGTCCTGGAGAGGCGTATTTATAATACAGCACCAGGAAGAGCACTTTTATCTCTATATAAGGATGAAGAAGTTATTGAAATTTTAGGTAAAGAAGTTTTAAATAACAAAGAATTGTTTACTAAACTCGCAAAAATAAGATCTAATGGTGTGGAGTATGATTATAGTAAAACTATGGAAGGTATAGTTAGCATAGCTACAGCTATAAATACTTTTTTGGGAAGTTTTGGTATTTCTATACTTATTCCTCAGCATCGTAATGAAGAAAATAAAGGTTTCTATATTCAAGAATTATTAAAAGTTAAAAAAGTAATCTTATCTGATATTGGTGTAAAAGAGCATGTATAA
- a CDS encoding HlyD family secretion protein, translating into MPNKKIKLLFSVIIIIFAILSLYSIWQYYFYSPWTRDARIRAKIITVAPDVSGFVTKVYVKDIQKVKKGDLIFSIDDVRYIADFKEKEAIVDHAKLSLELAQQQYNRRKRLGKSGAISKEELDDYLMTVKLKKAALEKANADFLLTEINLRRTRVYAHTDGTVYNINLRQGNYVTATKPVMSIIEKNSFYVTGYFEETKIPNIKIEEKAEIQLIAGGKPLYGHVIGIDKAVADNNTSLNSQLLPKVQDTYDWVRLLKRIPVDISLEVIPENINLVAGMNASVKIL; encoded by the coding sequence ATGCCAAATAAAAAAATCAAATTACTATTTAGTGTAATAATAATAATATTTGCAATACTTTCACTATATTCAATATGGCAGTATTATTTTTATTCTCCTTGGACTAGAGATGCTAGAATCAGAGCAAAAATTATAACTGTTGCTCCTGATGTCTCAGGCTTTGTTACAAAAGTCTATGTAAAAGATATTCAAAAAGTAAAAAAAGGTGATTTAATATTTTCTATTGATGATGTAAGGTATATTGCTGACTTTAAAGAGAAAGAGGCTATCGTAGACCATGCAAAACTATCTTTAGAGCTTGCTCAGCAACAATATAATAGAAGAAAAAGATTAGGTAAAAGTGGGGCTATAAGTAAAGAAGAATTAGATGATTATTTAATGACTGTTAAACTTAAGAAAGCAGCGTTAGAAAAAGCAAATGCAGATTTTCTACTAACAGAAATTAACCTAAGAAGAACTAGAGTTTATGCGCATACTGATGGGACTGTATACAATATAAATTTAAGACAAGGTAATTATGTAACTGCAACGAAGCCTGTGATGTCTATAATAGAAAAAAATTCTTTTTACGTTACAGGATATTTTGAAGAAACGAAAATTCCAAATATTAAAATAGAGGAAAAAGCTGAAATTCAACTAATTGCTGGAGGCAAACCTCTATATGGACATGTAATTGGAATTGATAAAGCTGTAGCAGATAATAATACTAGTTTAAATAGTCAGCTCTTACCTAAAGTTCAGGATACTTATGATTGGGTAAGGCTATTAAAAAGAATCCCTGTTGACATATCTCTTGAAGTAATACCTGAAAATATAAACTTAGTAGCAGGAATGAATGCTTCAGTGAAAATACTATGA